From a region of the Aeoliella mucimassa genome:
- a CDS encoding sigma-70 family RNA polymerase sigma factor, translated as MSTSTIPTSADVDQQVVAPTPRVPTTDGELLLRFTRHSDQEAFARLVNRHAALVWSGCRQVLKHREDIEDAFQATFLILAKRASDIRACDSAAGWLYRVAHRTSLSLLRKKRSTREQPLAEPDTLDGECDPLEQLHRQYAIGVLTEELQALPRRYREPLVLCYLEGRSRSGAADELDVTTATVKGRLTRGRRMLRQRLARRGIALSMAVGFASAAVRGAEAVAASPLTASTTLAASDFVSNTAGGPSTAGSTVQSLAQHGVSAMYYASLAKPVLCFLALAAVGVGVALAAEPANSPALSPNNTTGVALVVTTDGEGEEPATASISLSAPSSATEDVAADEAVEVESDATIEVQVSRDQKTGTITATAGNQATPVTPSQHAVVIDTRSITTGAPATAGSFAWAQNPMEGVPTAEEFDLQRKYWETRAEGLKQKSHAIVKQYDRIQTLIEQGVADQATLDKSNELLSEAILVKAEVYQAQAKVLEMERLKKQAQQVSAAPTPAFLPAATDSSVPFSPPALRGGQNYSASTSQIPTAPPAPPTGHNYTAPAAPGPSSFSPPTAANIVVSGRSLPSLPPAPMVWFQDAEGAVKTARENGRVAVLNFVSPQYAPSQEFLKMLRETPKVTAYLQGNAVPAVIDIEQHPEIVREFKVTGMPSVCVVGPNGAVLESFKAPQQPKNYLKKLQTWVQIVEGQPSNTAAEPHPPTAVWESSPVPATAQQPPADAREVQALQSELESLRQQLKELKQQLQDSESEN; from the coding sequence TTGTCCACATCCACGATTCCCACGTCCGCCGACGTCGACCAGCAGGTGGTTGCGCCCACCCCGCGGGTGCCGACGACCGACGGAGAGCTGCTGCTACGGTTTACCCGCCATAGTGACCAGGAGGCCTTTGCTCGCTTGGTGAACCGGCACGCGGCGCTAGTCTGGAGCGGCTGCCGACAGGTGCTCAAGCATCGCGAGGATATCGAAGACGCTTTTCAGGCGACCTTTCTGATCCTGGCGAAGCGGGCAAGCGACATCCGGGCGTGCGACTCCGCGGCCGGATGGCTGTATCGGGTCGCCCACCGCACTTCGCTATCGCTACTTCGCAAGAAACGATCCACCCGCGAGCAGCCGCTTGCCGAGCCCGACACCCTCGACGGCGAGTGCGATCCCCTTGAACAACTCCATCGTCAGTACGCCATCGGGGTACTGACCGAAGAACTGCAAGCACTTCCCCGGCGATATCGCGAACCGCTGGTGCTGTGCTACCTCGAAGGTCGCTCGCGTAGCGGTGCGGCCGACGAGTTGGATGTGACCACCGCCACGGTGAAAGGCCGGCTGACCCGTGGTCGGAGGATGTTACGGCAGCGATTGGCTCGCCGTGGAATTGCGCTGTCGATGGCCGTGGGTTTCGCCTCGGCAGCGGTCCGAGGTGCCGAGGCGGTTGCCGCCTCGCCGCTTACTGCCAGCACCACGTTGGCGGCTAGCGACTTTGTTTCGAACACGGCGGGCGGCCCTTCGACGGCCGGCTCCACCGTGCAATCCTTAGCTCAACACGGAGTTTCCGCGATGTATTATGCTTCGCTGGCCAAGCCAGTTCTCTGTTTTCTCGCCCTTGCTGCAGTTGGTGTGGGAGTCGCCCTGGCCGCAGAGCCAGCCAACTCGCCCGCACTATCCCCGAACAACACAACAGGCGTAGCCCTGGTCGTGACCACCGATGGTGAAGGTGAAGAGCCCGCAACCGCATCGATTTCGCTTTCCGCTCCATCGTCAGCGACGGAGGACGTTGCCGCCGACGAAGCGGTCGAGGTGGAAAGCGACGCAACGATCGAAGTTCAAGTATCCCGCGATCAGAAAACCGGTACCATCACGGCTACTGCGGGAAATCAAGCGACCCCAGTGACTCCCTCACAGCATGCGGTGGTTATCGATACCCGATCGATAACTACCGGCGCGCCAGCCACCGCTGGCAGCTTTGCCTGGGCCCAGAATCCGATGGAGGGAGTACCGACCGCCGAAGAATTCGACCTGCAACGCAAGTACTGGGAGACCCGCGCCGAGGGCTTAAAGCAAAAGTCGCACGCCATCGTCAAACAGTACGATCGAATCCAAACGCTCATTGAGCAAGGGGTGGCCGATCAGGCCACGCTGGACAAGTCGAACGAACTGCTCAGCGAGGCGATCCTGGTGAAAGCAGAAGTGTATCAGGCCCAGGCGAAGGTGTTGGAAATGGAGCGATTGAAGAAGCAAGCGCAACAAGTTTCGGCCGCTCCAACTCCAGCGTTCCTGCCAGCAGCTACCGATAGTAGCGTCCCCTTCTCACCACCTGCTCTAAGAGGCGGACAGAATTACTCGGCCTCCACCAGTCAGATTCCTACGGCCCCGCCTGCTCCGCCAACGGGGCACAACTACACGGCACCTGCGGCTCCTGGCCCCTCATCGTTCTCTCCCCCGACAGCGGCGAACATCGTTGTTTCCGGGCGAAGCTTGCCATCGTTGCCTCCAGCTCCCATGGTGTGGTTTCAAGACGCCGAAGGGGCAGTGAAAACCGCTCGCGAAAACGGGCGGGTTGCCGTGCTGAACTTTGTGAGTCCCCAATACGCTCCGAGCCAGGAGTTCCTAAAGATGCTCCGGGAGACACCGAAGGTTACCGCGTATTTGCAGGGAAACGCGGTTCCGGCGGTAATCGATATCGAACAGCACCCCGAGATCGTGCGTGAATTCAAGGTTACCGGCATGCCCTCGGTCTGCGTGGTCGGCCCCAACGGGGCGGTGCTCGAGTCGTTCAAGGCTCCCCAGCAACCAAAGAACTATCTCAAGAAACTGCAAACCTGGGTTCAAATCGTCGAAGGCCAGCCCAGCAACACGGCAGCGGAACCTCATCCGCCGACTGCCGTTTGGGAATCGTCGCCCGTTCCCGCAACTGCCCAACAGCCGCCGGCAGACGCCAGGGAAGTGCAGGCATTGCAGAGCGAGTTGGAGTCGCTCCGCCAGCAATTGAAGGAGCTGAAGCAGCAGTTGCAGGACTCGGAATCCGAGAACTAG
- the carB gene encoding carbamoyl-phosphate synthase large subunit: MPRRDDIHKILIIGSGPIVIGQACEFDYSGTQACKALREEGYEVVLVNSNPATIMTDPATADRTYIEPLTWEVVEKIIAREKPDALLPTLGGQTGLNLAMDLEKFGVLKKHGVEMVGARADVIDKAENRERFKAAMEKIGLGVCKGTTVQTLDAAREWLDEIGLPAIIRPSFTMGGSGGGIAYNRQEYDQMVRHGLDLSPTCEVLIEESILGWKEYEMEVMRDVDDNVVIICSIENFDAMGIHTGDSITVAPAQTLTDKEYQRMRDASLAVIREIGVETGGSNIQFAINPVDGRMIVIEMNPRVSRSSALASKATGFPIAKIAAKLAVGYRLHELPNDITRETTACFEPSIDYVVTKIPRFAFEKFPDADDKLTTQMKSVGETMAIGSTFKESFQKALRGLEVGADGFGSDNKDLWYNDQGGVGEFRPSEEEIRVKLQSAGPDRVWYLRYAFKLGLSVEEVFELTSIDPWFLDNLMEIVETENELRALVRQNPPQDGAGYDLTTLSDRELRTAKRQGFSDKQLANMFGRTATEIRAERLKRGIRTVFKSVDTCAAEFEAYTPYFYSTYETEDETPPKGDAKRIMILGGGPNRIGQGIEFDYCCCHASFALRELGIESIMVNSNPETVSTDYDTSDLLFFEPLTVEDVLNICDQVQPDGVIVQFGGQTPLNLARELNDAGVPIIGTSVDAIEDAEDRDKFHQLIKRLGLKQPPGGIAQTMDEARKLADDIGFPVLVRPSFVLGGRAMEICYDHAQLDQFVAQAFIAAEGQPVLIDSFLERAIEVDADAVSDGEVVIVPGVMEHIEEAGVHSGDSACAIPPYSLPGPVVAEIRAAAVALAKELGVNGLMNVQFAVQDDADGRPQVYVIEVNPRASRTVPFVAKATGLPVAKVAAKVMAGVSLTEQQVTEDPVPAHVSVKEAVFPFIKFRGVDIVLGPEMRSTGEVMGISPRFSMAFAKSQLAAGTVLPSSGNVFLSVAPRHKQRAIELARRLSAMNYGILATRGTAEALEQAGMQCTRVKKLKEGHPNLLDFLADEEVALVMNSPVGKGARTDEGKIRAATVAAGVPCLTTIEAAEAAIKAMEALREEEMQVESLQERFS; encoded by the coding sequence ATGCCTCGACGCGACGACATTCATAAGATTTTGATTATCGGTTCTGGTCCCATCGTGATTGGCCAGGCCTGCGAGTTCGATTACTCTGGCACCCAAGCCTGTAAGGCCCTCCGCGAGGAGGGATACGAGGTGGTGCTCGTGAATTCGAACCCGGCCACGATCATGACCGATCCAGCCACGGCCGATCGCACTTACATCGAGCCCCTCACGTGGGAGGTAGTCGAAAAGATTATCGCCCGCGAAAAGCCCGATGCATTGTTGCCGACCCTCGGCGGGCAGACCGGCCTGAACTTGGCCATGGATCTCGAGAAATTCGGCGTGCTCAAGAAGCACGGCGTCGAAATGGTAGGTGCCAGAGCCGACGTGATCGACAAGGCGGAGAATCGTGAGCGATTCAAAGCAGCCATGGAAAAGATCGGTCTCGGCGTCTGCAAGGGAACTACTGTGCAGACGCTCGACGCAGCCCGGGAATGGCTCGACGAAATCGGCCTGCCGGCGATTATCCGCCCCAGCTTCACCATGGGTGGCTCCGGCGGCGGCATCGCCTACAACCGCCAGGAGTACGATCAGATGGTCCGGCACGGCCTGGACCTCTCGCCCACCTGCGAAGTGCTGATCGAAGAGTCGATTCTTGGCTGGAAAGAGTACGAGATGGAGGTGATGCGCGACGTCGACGACAACGTCGTGATCATCTGCTCGATCGAAAACTTCGATGCGATGGGCATCCACACCGGCGACTCCATCACCGTGGCTCCCGCTCAGACGCTGACCGATAAAGAGTACCAGCGGATGCGCGACGCCAGCCTGGCGGTGATCCGCGAGATTGGTGTCGAGACCGGCGGTTCGAACATTCAGTTCGCCATCAATCCCGTCGATGGTCGAATGATCGTGATCGAAATGAACCCCCGGGTCAGTCGTAGTAGTGCGCTGGCTTCGAAAGCAACCGGCTTCCCGATTGCCAAGATCGCAGCCAAACTCGCGGTGGGTTACCGCTTGCACGAGTTGCCGAACGACATCACCCGCGAGACGACCGCCTGCTTCGAGCCGTCGATCGACTACGTGGTTACCAAGATTCCGCGTTTCGCGTTCGAGAAGTTCCCCGACGCCGACGACAAGCTCACCACGCAGATGAAGAGCGTCGGCGAAACCATGGCCATCGGCTCGACCTTCAAAGAGAGCTTTCAAAAGGCCCTCCGCGGCCTGGAAGTCGGTGCCGACGGTTTCGGTTCCGACAACAAAGACCTGTGGTACAACGACCAAGGCGGAGTCGGCGAGTTTCGTCCCAGCGAGGAAGAGATTCGCGTCAAGCTGCAGTCGGCCGGCCCCGATCGCGTGTGGTACCTGCGATACGCCTTCAAGCTTGGGCTCAGCGTCGAAGAGGTGTTCGAGCTAACCAGCATCGACCCTTGGTTCCTCGATAACCTGATGGAGATCGTGGAGACCGAGAACGAATTGCGGGCCTTGGTCCGCCAGAATCCGCCGCAAGATGGAGCGGGCTACGACCTTACGACGCTCAGCGATCGGGAACTGCGAACCGCCAAGCGGCAAGGGTTCTCCGATAAGCAGTTGGCCAACATGTTTGGTCGCACGGCGACCGAAATTCGCGCCGAGCGTCTTAAGCGCGGGATTCGCACCGTGTTCAAATCGGTGGATACCTGTGCTGCCGAGTTCGAGGCCTACACTCCGTACTTCTACTCCACGTACGAGACCGAAGACGAAACCCCACCGAAGGGCGATGCCAAACGCATCATGATCCTCGGCGGCGGTCCCAATCGTATCGGCCAGGGCATCGAGTTCGACTACTGTTGTTGCCATGCCAGCTTCGCGCTTCGCGAGCTGGGCATCGAGTCGATCATGGTGAACTCGAACCCCGAGACCGTGAGTACCGACTACGATACGAGCGACCTGCTGTTCTTCGAACCGCTGACCGTGGAAGACGTGCTGAACATCTGCGATCAGGTGCAGCCCGACGGCGTCATCGTGCAATTCGGTGGTCAGACTCCGCTGAATCTGGCTCGCGAGCTGAACGACGCCGGAGTGCCGATCATCGGTACCAGTGTCGATGCGATTGAAGACGCCGAAGATCGCGACAAGTTCCATCAATTGATCAAGCGTCTGGGGCTCAAGCAGCCGCCAGGTGGCATCGCCCAGACCATGGACGAAGCCCGCAAGCTGGCCGACGATATCGGCTTCCCCGTGCTGGTCCGCCCCAGTTTCGTGCTGGGTGGCCGCGCGATGGAGATTTGCTACGACCACGCCCAGCTCGACCAGTTCGTCGCCCAGGCCTTTATTGCGGCCGAGGGGCAACCAGTGCTGATCGATAGTTTCCTGGAACGCGCGATCGAAGTGGATGCCGATGCCGTGTCGGACGGAGAAGTGGTCATCGTGCCGGGCGTGATGGAACACATCGAAGAGGCCGGCGTGCACTCCGGCGACTCCGCGTGTGCGATACCACCTTACAGCCTGCCAGGCCCGGTGGTGGCCGAGATTCGCGCGGCCGCAGTAGCGCTAGCCAAGGAACTCGGTGTGAACGGGCTGATGAACGTGCAGTTCGCGGTGCAGGACGATGCCGATGGGCGCCCTCAGGTCTACGTGATCGAGGTGAATCCCCGCGCCAGCCGCACGGTGCCTTTCGTCGCCAAGGCAACCGGTTTGCCAGTGGCGAAGGTCGCTGCCAAGGTGATGGCTGGAGTCTCGCTCACCGAACAACAGGTGACCGAGGATCCGGTGCCCGCCCACGTAAGCGTGAAAGAAGCGGTCTTCCCTTTCATTAAATTCCGCGGCGTCGACATCGTGCTCGGCCCCGAAATGCGTAGCACCGGCGAAGTGATGGGCATCAGCCCCCGCTTCAGCATGGCGTTCGCCAAGAGCCAGCTGGCCGCTGGTACGGTGCTGCCAAGCTCGGGCAACGTGTTCCTGAGCGTCGCCCCGCGTCACAAGCAGCGGGCGATCGAGCTGGCCCGCCGTCTGTCGGCCATGAACTACGGCATCCTCGCCACCCGCGGCACCGCCGAAGCCCTAGAGCAGGCCGGTATGCAGTGCACCCGCGTGAAGAAGCTCAAGGAAGGTCACCCGAACCTGCTCGACTTCCTGGCCGACGAAGAGGTCGCCTTGGTGATGAATAGCCCAGTCGGTAAAGGCGCTCGAACCGATGAAGGCAAGATTCGCGCTGCAACCGTTGCAGCCGGTGTACCCTGCTTAACCACGATCGAAGCCGCGGAAGCCGCCATCAAAGCGATGGAAGCCTTGCGGGAAGAGGAAATGCAGGTGGAAAGCCTGCAGGAACGGTTTAGCTAA
- a CDS encoding FAD-dependent oxidoreductase, whose protein sequence is MMILDSIKEWKEAENDPIVVVGAGAVGIHLSVLLARQGRKVVLLESGNHILSSFASNAYRTEGREHNGIRLGRSVALGGTTNLWGGQLVEFEALDFESRDWVANSGWPVGYEEFSRYFGPTYDALGYEGETQNDEQVWALINRRPPQISDDLLVFLTRWLKQPNLAKHYREDLETNPNLQVVLNTKVVGFAGQQNRVEGVKLADGKGGFDILPGSHFVLGAGTIENARLLLATALDDQWYCPWKENDKIGRYFHDHLGGPVAKITPKDHKEFFGEFSTIVFKGRKYLPKVRSQPSFVRENRILGVQAMLTFEHSVKEHLVFLKQFVKAALGSREIGSITKFFRHAWACLRYLPPLMWTYIVEHRLLVPRGSDIQIIVQAEVEPLPESRITVDPQKRDAYGLPMAVLDWQLSGKELESLACFAEMVKRSFEDSGKATVQIDRQLVDRDPQFLDTLHDTNHQGGGCIMGTSAENGVVDQDLKVFGSDNMFVIGPSIFRTASHANCTFTALTFATRLSKHLVEATHAAD, encoded by the coding sequence ATCATGATTCTCGACAGCATTAAGGAATGGAAGGAAGCCGAGAACGATCCCATTGTAGTAGTTGGAGCGGGTGCAGTTGGAATTCACCTGTCCGTCCTACTGGCCAGGCAGGGTCGCAAGGTAGTACTTCTGGAGTCGGGCAATCATATCCTGTCCAGCTTTGCGAGCAACGCCTATCGCACGGAAGGACGAGAGCACAATGGCATCCGACTTGGTCGCTCCGTCGCCCTGGGGGGGACAACGAACCTATGGGGTGGCCAGCTCGTTGAGTTCGAAGCACTCGACTTTGAGTCACGTGACTGGGTAGCCAATTCAGGATGGCCCGTCGGATACGAAGAGTTCTCTCGATACTTTGGACCAACCTACGACGCTCTCGGCTACGAAGGCGAAACACAAAACGACGAACAAGTCTGGGCACTCATCAACCGCCGCCCTCCGCAGATAAGTGACGACCTACTGGTCTTCCTCACTCGCTGGCTCAAGCAGCCCAACCTTGCCAAGCATTATCGCGAGGACTTGGAAACAAATCCGAACCTTCAAGTGGTCCTTAACACAAAGGTGGTTGGCTTTGCCGGGCAGCAGAACCGCGTTGAGGGAGTAAAACTTGCCGACGGAAAAGGTGGATTCGACATCCTACCAGGCTCTCACTTTGTGCTCGGAGCGGGGACCATCGAGAACGCCAGATTGTTGCTGGCGACCGCCCTCGATGATCAATGGTATTGTCCCTGGAAAGAGAACGATAAAATCGGTCGGTACTTCCACGATCATTTGGGCGGGCCTGTTGCTAAAATCACTCCCAAAGACCACAAAGAATTTTTTGGTGAGTTTTCAACCATCGTCTTCAAAGGCCGCAAGTACTTACCGAAGGTTCGCTCTCAGCCTTCGTTTGTTAGAGAGAATCGCATCCTTGGCGTGCAGGCGATGCTTACCTTCGAACACTCCGTAAAAGAGCACCTGGTATTCCTGAAACAATTTGTGAAAGCAGCTTTAGGTAGCCGAGAAATCGGTTCCATTACGAAGTTCTTTCGACACGCCTGGGCCTGCTTGCGATACCTGCCGCCGTTGATGTGGACTTATATCGTTGAGCACCGGCTATTGGTTCCGCGAGGGTCCGATATCCAAATCATCGTCCAGGCGGAAGTCGAACCTCTACCTGAGAGTCGGATCACCGTAGACCCGCAGAAACGCGACGCTTATGGCTTGCCGATGGCGGTTTTGGATTGGCAACTCTCCGGCAAGGAACTCGAATCGCTGGCATGTTTCGCGGAAATGGTAAAGCGATCGTTTGAAGATTCGGGAAAAGCCACGGTTCAAATTGATCGCCAATTGGTGGATCGGGATCCACAGTTCTTAGACACTCTTCATGACACTAACCACCAAGGTGGTGGGTGCATCATGGGTACTAGCGCCGAGAATGGTGTTGTGGATCAAGACCTTAAAGTCTTTGGTAGCGACAACATGTTCGTGATCGGGCCAAGCATTTTCCGAACTGCCAGTCATGCGAATTGCACCTTCACAGCGCTGACATTCGCGACCAGACTTTCCAAGCACCTCGTTGAGGCAACCCATGCAGCAGATTGA
- a CDS encoding aldo/keto reductase: MQQIDFPPLGRKVSCIGFGCGGLDGRYGLKRSARLIEAALDLGINYFDVAPSYGTAEEALGKVIGDDSQVVVTTKVGQPHLPYPTAKMFLRETIKPALDRATFFKRWLTKRVVSTAPPTNRPRYDFSLETMEKSIAKSLANLRRSKLDVVLAHEPHPDDLGAELAERFNLLVERGALSSYGVGIGAISDQWSPFGQVWQSAWPGDNVIQDYRSDVFYIFHRVIRNAPQVACQNDGVVHATELIKRARSLSPNSLFLVAASTPKRLREMVEAANEVS; the protein is encoded by the coding sequence ATGCAGCAGATTGATTTTCCACCCTTGGGAAGAAAAGTCTCTTGCATCGGATTTGGCTGCGGAGGACTCGATGGCAGATATGGCCTGAAACGATCCGCAAGGCTTATCGAAGCAGCATTAGATCTTGGAATCAACTACTTCGACGTCGCCCCTTCGTACGGCACAGCTGAAGAAGCACTCGGCAAGGTAATTGGCGATGACTCGCAAGTGGTGGTTACCACGAAGGTTGGTCAGCCTCACCTTCCGTATCCCACAGCGAAAATGTTTCTGCGCGAGACGATTAAACCAGCGCTCGATCGCGCGACATTCTTCAAGCGATGGCTCACCAAGCGAGTCGTTTCCACTGCTCCTCCAACGAACCGCCCTCGCTATGATTTTTCACTCGAGACCATGGAGAAATCCATCGCCAAGAGCTTGGCAAATCTGCGTCGCAGCAAACTGGATGTGGTCCTTGCTCACGAACCTCACCCCGACGACTTAGGTGCAGAGCTCGCGGAGAGATTCAACTTGCTCGTCGAGCGTGGAGCACTCTCGAGCTATGGGGTCGGTATTGGAGCCATCTCGGATCAGTGGAGTCCGTTTGGCCAAGTTTGGCAATCCGCATGGCCTGGTGACAACGTGATCCAAGACTACCGGTCCGATGTCTTCTACATTTTCCACCGAGTCATCCGCAACGCTCCACAAGTCGCGTGTCAAAACGACGGGGTAGTGCACGCGACAGAGTTGATAAAACGTGCCCGCTCGTTGTCTCCCAACAGTCTGTTTCTTGTCGCTGCTTCCACGCCAAAACGGCTTCGCGAAATGGTGGAAGCTGCAAACGAGGTCTCGTAA
- a CDS encoding glycosyltransferase → MSLLPRQNGFAKWWKLQTRSRKYDWKLAHVMSNELDNLPLISVIIPVYENARDLEICLSTLAAQTIPPSNFEVIVVDNGSKDPPKSLVANYPFARFGSETKPGSYAARNTGLQLARASLLAFTDSDCQPHPTWLEKGIDALRDADKVDVVAGRIDVSAKDERKPTLAELYDMATRFDQKDRVARENGVVTANMLTRRDVFDRAGPFDDSLMSGADGLWSQHAADVGFKVVYVDDVPVTHPARASIAQICQQNSRFAHGRFDIVTSERKRSPLFWLRIAIRKILPRFQGTGKMYQRLRKRGYGFWSWIKVCMVLQRIHYSATCSQVARLFGGKSARR, encoded by the coding sequence TTGTCGCTGCTTCCACGCCAAAACGGCTTCGCGAAATGGTGGAAGCTGCAAACGAGGTCTCGTAAATACGACTGGAAGCTTGCTCACGTTATGTCGAACGAACTTGATAACCTGCCGCTGATTTCGGTCATCATCCCGGTCTACGAAAATGCGCGAGATTTGGAAATCTGCCTCAGCACTCTGGCCGCGCAGACAATTCCACCAAGCAACTTCGAAGTGATTGTAGTAGACAATGGTTCTAAGGACCCCCCCAAGTCGCTCGTAGCCAACTACCCTTTCGCCCGCTTTGGTTCCGAAACGAAGCCTGGCTCTTATGCCGCCAGAAACACTGGCCTGCAGCTTGCCCGTGCGTCGTTGCTGGCATTTACCGATTCCGATTGCCAACCGCATCCTACATGGCTGGAGAAGGGGATCGATGCCTTACGAGATGCCGACAAAGTAGACGTCGTCGCAGGACGAATTGATGTTTCGGCCAAAGATGAACGCAAGCCAACCCTGGCCGAACTCTACGACATGGCGACGCGTTTTGATCAGAAAGATCGAGTTGCTCGAGAGAATGGCGTCGTCACCGCGAACATGTTAACCCGGCGAGATGTCTTTGACCGCGCAGGTCCTTTTGACGATTCGCTAATGAGTGGAGCGGATGGCTTGTGGTCGCAACATGCCGCCGATGTAGGGTTTAAAGTGGTTTATGTCGACGACGTTCCAGTCACGCACCCCGCCAGGGCGTCGATCGCTCAGATCTGTCAGCAGAACAGTCGTTTTGCACACGGACGTTTTGACATTGTGACAAGCGAACGCAAAAGGAGCCCTCTGTTTTGGTTGAGAATCGCGATTCGCAAGATACTGCCCCGCTTCCAGGGGACTGGCAAGATGTATCAACGACTCCGCAAGCGTGGCTACGGCTTTTGGTCGTGGATAAAAGTCTGTATGGTCCTCCAGCGCATTCACTACTCGGCAACCTGCTCGCAAGTAGCGAGGCTATTCGGTGGCAAGTCGGCAAGGCGATAG
- a CDS encoding polysaccharide pyruvyl transferase family protein yields MNIQLFGAGFTNKGAELMLRTVIARLRERMPDARLAVTPDRQTPYEQRAELRLAHIYPNHQFFNPQLRKLLVRSKLATFLAEAPYRWLTPSHALSMYGLIDQDQVDALVDISGYSFGDGFHWIRTNLAAIQARRLNRRGKPVILMPQMFGPFEKPKVRSAFQKLCDAATLIYAREHASYDAVREVIGDDPRLHMAPDITIFSPHGPEVVTGHEAESYAVLVPNERMLDQGRGEWGDTYLPRLVAAGKQIASHGFRPAIVIHSGDEGDKKLAEELYAQLEPLVDQQKPFIFTHQNPLVLKQFIAGARYLVGSRFHSLVAALSSGVPGIALGWAHKYEMLASDFGIPELIHRGANNTDDLLVQVDALSNLEENQRLRNILVDRREAMRTQSELMWDNVFRVLESAARS; encoded by the coding sequence ATGAATATCCAATTATTTGGTGCCGGATTTACCAACAAAGGTGCTGAGTTGATGCTCCGCACGGTAATTGCTCGACTTCGAGAACGGATGCCTGACGCAAGACTGGCCGTTACTCCCGATCGTCAGACACCCTATGAGCAGCGTGCGGAATTACGCTTGGCCCACATCTATCCGAATCATCAATTCTTCAATCCACAGCTTCGCAAACTTTTGGTGCGATCGAAACTGGCGACTTTCTTGGCCGAAGCCCCCTATCGATGGCTGACTCCCAGTCATGCATTATCGATGTACGGGCTGATAGATCAGGATCAAGTAGATGCACTCGTAGACATCTCTGGATACTCCTTCGGCGATGGCTTTCATTGGATTCGCACCAACCTAGCAGCAATTCAGGCGCGTCGTTTAAATCGCCGGGGCAAGCCTGTGATCTTGATGCCCCAGATGTTTGGGCCATTTGAAAAGCCAAAAGTGCGCAGCGCGTTTCAGAAGCTTTGCGATGCCGCTACGTTGATCTACGCCCGCGAGCACGCTTCGTATGATGCGGTACGAGAAGTGATCGGTGACGACCCTCGGCTACACATGGCTCCCGATATCACGATCTTTAGTCCACACGGTCCCGAAGTGGTCACAGGGCACGAAGCCGAGTCGTATGCGGTGCTAGTTCCCAATGAACGGATGCTTGATCAAGGACGTGGAGAGTGGGGCGACACCTACCTACCACGGCTTGTTGCGGCTGGCAAGCAAATTGCTTCGCACGGTTTTCGGCCGGCAATCGTCATACACTCCGGCGATGAAGGCGACAAGAAGTTAGCCGAGGAACTTTATGCTCAACTAGAGCCGTTGGTCGACCAGCAAAAGCCATTTATCTTCACCCACCAGAATCCACTTGTGCTCAAGCAGTTCATCGCTGGTGCCCGATATCTGGTTGGCTCTCGGTTCCATAGCCTGGTAGCCGCCTTGTCGTCCGGAGTTCCCGGTATTGCCTTGGGTTGGGCGCATAAGTATGAAATGCTAGCAAGCGACTTCGGGATCCCCGAACTAATTCATCGAGGGGCGAATAACACGGACGATCTGCTAGTGCAGGTCGATGCATTATCGAACCTCGAAGAGAATCAGCGACTTCGCAATATTCTCGTAGACCGTCGAGAGGCCATGCGCACTCAGTCGGAGTTGATGTGGGACAACGTGTTTCGAGTGCTTGAGTCAGCGGCTCGATCGTGA